The genomic region gaattaatataaaatatgcatgaaaatcatgtaattaatcataatttcacatactttctAAATTTGTGTCTAAAATTACTAATTAAGTACAATtcacttatttcaataataattactCAAGATAAACACATTTATTAAGTAAAaagatggtaaaaatatatagaaaaacttATATAGCATCATAGTAAAAGAAGAGCCGATCTTGTTGGGGTTGTTGTTGGAGTTTTGAGTCCTTCCAGTTTTCTATCAATGAACTTACCATTTTCTACTACCCTCGCTAGTTTGCCGATCACCGTTGCTGAGGATACCCCTCCATCTACGGCTTGTGTTTTTCCTCCTATGCCCGTTGTTAGAGAAACACCGATTGAGGGTGATGGAGGTTTATTTCCTTGGTTTGGGAACTTCAGCGCATAAGAGTACCCTTATAACCCTAATGTCGTAGCCTTTGAATGGCATCTTTCAGTGCCATAAGTTGTTAAACCAAGCAGCGCGCAACTACCTTCAGCATCAAACCTGTGTTCCTCTCTGCGAGTTTTGCTTTCTACAGCCAATATGGTTGGACTAAGGTATGATGAGGCCCGTCAGAGGGAGCTCGTGGATACTAAGGCAGAGCTGACGAGAATTTGTGAGCAGCACCATAAGATGATGGAAATGAATAGGTCATCATTAAGCAAAACGAAGATCTCATGGAGTGTCTGGCCATTGTGGAAACTAAAGCGAAGGACTTAGAGCACGAGGTGGCCATTGAAAGAGAAAGGAAATAGGCTTTGCAAGTTGAGTTGGATGAGCTTACAGAAGAGTACGCAACTGAAATGGATAGGATTATCCAAGAGTGTTAAGATCAAGTAGCTGGAACAATCAAGGAACAAATTTGAATCTTTGAGGATTTTAAGAAAAAGACAGTTGAAAATGTCTTAAGTTCTATTTCAAAGCTGAAGATGAACGTTTTTGCTCCATGCCCAGGTCGTTGGTGGTTCCTTTGATGTTTACAAAGTGGATCTTGATACTCTTGAAGGGGTGGATATGAGCTCGCTAGGCTTCGATGTGTTATGTCCCTCGACTATTGCGTAGGACTCTTTCATGTCTATATAGAGGAGTTATCTATATTTTTATATGGAGAAGGATCCAGCTGTGAACGAGGATGTGGCCCCTTCTACTGCAAACAACGATGTTGCTCCTTCTGATGATGTGGACCAAGGCGTAGATAGGGATAGCAtgccttagttttttttttaatattttgtactTTGTTGTTTATTTTCCAATGAGAATATGCTTAATTTTGTAGTTGTTACTTTTGTTCCTTTGCGAAGTTAATCATTTTTATCGCATAACTATATAGGTATTTATGAATAACCTTCGAGAATCACTAGCTACAATctttaatgaaaattttgaaaagtaacaCAGCTGGGGTGTTAATTCGATAGCTATTTTATactttgtgaaaattttgaaagataaAAAGCTGCAGATGCGAATTTGCGAGTTATTTCatacttaagaaaattttgaaagggAACAAACTGAGAATGTTTATCTAGGAGctatttcataattttgaaaGATAACAAACTGAGATTTTTGGTCTCATTAACTGTCTTAGAGGTTTTGGTTTTTCGTCTGCGAACCTTAATATGACAACTGGGAGTTTTGCTATCGCAACTATTTTGGAAGTTGCGATTCTTCGCTTGCAAACCTTATTAAGACATTTAGGAGCTTTGCTCTCGTTAATTTTTATGGAGGTTGTGGCTCTTCACCTACGAGCCTTAATACTACAATTGGGAGCTTTGTTGTCGCTAACTATTTTAAAGGTTGTAACTCTTCACTTGTGAACCTTAATATGATAGCTGAGAGCTTTACTCTCGCTAATTTTTTTAAAGGTTACGGCTCTTTGCCTGTGAACCTTAATATGATAGCTGGGAGCTTTGTTCTCACTAACTGTTTTGGAGGTTGTGACTTTTCGCCTGCAAACCTTAATATAATAGTTGGGAGCTTTGCCCTCACTAACTGTTTTGGAAGTTGTAGTTCTTCACCTACGAACTTTAATATGACAACAGGGAGCTTTACTTTCGCTAATTGTTTTAGAGGTTACTGCTCTTCGCCTACGAGTCTTAATATGATAGTTGGGAGCTTTGCTCTCGCTAATTGTTTTGAAGGTTGCGGCTCTTTGCCTTTAAACCTTAATAATACACGAACATTGTTAGggaaaaattttcatttacatCATAAGGAGTTAAACATAGTATTTTTTTAGATGTCGGGCGTTTCAAGTTTGCGATACAACTGTGCCCTCCATTCTTGCTAGCTTATACGCTACATAACCTATTTTTTTCTATCACTTTATATGGCATTTCCCAATTTGGAGCAAGTTTTCCTCATTGGAAAGAGGGTAGACTAGCCTTAATATTTCTTAAGACAAGGTCAACTTGGAACTGTTTGTTTCTAACGTTGGAATTATAGTAGTGAGCTACCTGTTGGGCGGCGTTGCGTTTCTAACTTTAGTTGCTTCTCTAAGTTCGTCAATTAGATCAAGGTTGAGTCTGATATCTTCCAAATTAGCTTCCTCATTGAAGTTTTATGTTTTATGCAACCTTAAACCAACTTTTGCAAGGATTACAACTTTTTCATCGTAGACCAGAAAGAAAGTTGTTTCTTCTATCGTGGTGTGAGGTGTAGTTTGCAGGGCCCATAAAATTCCCAGTAGCTCTTCCAACCAAGCTTTATTAGCCTTACCCACTTTTTTCTTGAGGGCTATTAGGATTTTCTTAATTGTTGCCTCCACTTGCCCATCGATCTGTGGCGTTTTCACTGAACTCTGAGCTAGAGCTATTTGGAGGTCAGCGTAGAACCActtgaattttccctgaaattgcaTGTTGTTGTTTGTAATAATTGTGCAAGGTACCCTGAATCTATAGACAACTGATTTCCATGGGAAAAACTCCATCTGTTTTTCTGTAATGGTTGTCAGAGCTTCAATTTCGATCCACTTGGTGAAGTAGTCCACAACTACTACTATGAATTTCTTTTAGGTTGTGGCTATAGGAAATGGACCAAGGATATCGACCTCTCACGTGGCGAACAGCCATGGGCTTGAAATGACTTGAAAGGTTTCCGCTGGCAGTTGCTCGACTTTGGAATTTCTCTGGCAGGAATTGTGACAGTCCTAGtttgaccccagtcggaaagtggtttcgggaccacaaaaccgagtcacaaaaataattagatgttatattctgtgcttagtatatgtgaaagtgcatgtgtgaaaatttcatgcttcgattttttcatttgtatgtgaaatttattaaataggacttatgtgaaaatttttgaaaatgttataggttaatttgtagtggccaaataaattgtAGTGTAAAAtaagtggatttgcatgtcaaatttcccactttaGTTGTAGCGGCTGGCCATGATAATGATGATAagtaaaatatgtattatataataatataataatggtaatggtttaatttatgaaataaaaattaagtaaaataagaatagataatagaaaaacaaaagaaaaacaaaatgtttgtttcatcttcttccttagtagccGAACCTTAAAGAAGAAAAGGGGATATAGCATTTGGTCactttgagcttgaattaaggtatgaaatccatgttagtttttgaaatttttgtataTATTAAGCTAGTTACAAAATCccttacttgcccatgtcaaaattttgaatttggtagtaatatgagtattcggctatggaAGATGTTTAAGggaatggttgttgcctttatgatttaaggaataattaagAATGGGTGATGTTTGAACTAGTTTAATGTTCTTATAGATAGTTTGAATGATAGAAAAAATCGAACTTGTGTAATTGTGAAAATGCGAATGTGAACATAGATAATAGTTGAGTAATGCTTGTGTTTAAAATGATGGAATAGAGTGGatgctttaaatgtgttatgaacaattataagttaaattaaggtttgctaaattaccattgtcattgccgaatatgtgtttaattaaagaagaatttgttgttggatgtttcaaatgatttagatagttataaaGTAAGTTTGAGATAAGTATTATGTTTTTGAGAAAGGTTAATATGTTTGGGTTGAATTTATGGCTAGTTCGGTTATGATATGCATGGATAATAGTATAGGTGTATTAGGTGGTGGTATTTAATCAATGTTGTAAGAGAGAATTGATAATTAAGGTTATTTTGTTATACCTGAATTtgatcaataaataaataaaatgttttaatatgattatatcATAGCAAGATTTAtgctttgattttatttcaatttgtaaTTTGGCATTTCTTCATGATTTGATAATTGGATGTGTatgtatattaatttataaaaatttgaaaatgcaaggtaataagttaggaaaatgttccatgatagCTTAAGTTTATTAATAGGAATAAATgcaatgttaatatttagttgctagtgtttatatgtgtgttagccgaatttgaacttgaataatgattcgAGCACGATGTagtgtattgagattatgcttaagtgaaattatagatatgtgatgaaatttattggtgatatacatgtttaaataatatgaatgcaaagagttgtgaaagagtaaattgtagtaaatctgcttgggacagcagctgtaacgtgattttggaaaatcaccataaattgtgggagtggagttagaagctgaatattatgtaattaaagcttaatgagtctagtttcaaatgaaatcaacaagaacatattttgacttctgtacaattagaaatttgattcgtagtaaagggtggtcagattagtcaaacagtgaaacaggggaaaatttaagaaaaatctggtattgattggcaaaaccaaaaattttgaaaattttatggataaaatatatatgagtctatttttaggtaaaatttacgaaaattgaattggagtttcgtagctccagttataaataatttagtgactgttgctcaggaagacagcttatagtgaatttgtgattatgtggtaaacattgataaaaatttgttaatgagttgtttattgttttcttataaacttactatgatctatatgtgtgaaagtcgatatatatatatatatatatatatatatatatatatatatattttgaagtaatgcttgaatagtcgaacaatgactagtttaaaattgttgaatttaagctcaagagcatagagggcaaattcggataagggaaaagagaaagtagttgaatagccgatccgagactgttcgaaaatattcgaggtaattttaagtagttatatatatataatattattagaaaatgatatgacagattatgagaattaagtgttacttgtcatatatgtacatgGCCGAATGGCAATTTGTATTGGAAGTAAAAAGTGATATGTTTTCatgatcaaatgatagtgttagatgAGAATGAGTAAGATTTTACGTGTAAACTATTATGTATTtaaatgtgagtgatgaaatgagataaaagtgAATGAAGTATAGGATGATAtatttgaatgatgattgtacctaaattggtgtgattgtgttgtataaaacttgttgatttgaatattgtacagtactattcgggcctttgagcctagcaggctataatgccggtgagatattattcgggcctttgagcctagcaggctataatgccggtgggATATTattcgggcctcgagcctagcaggcgaaatgccgatgaatgaattcgggtttttaaacctagcaggttgcatgccggtgatttgataaaagtctaaaactaagATACCTTGTGTTAGAACGacgaatgaatacattcaatacgttaagttggctaggtacgtattatgtatttatatgtgagtatgatttaaattgaatcataagagtataatttgatacatatgtgaatacatgaaatatttatatatatgattatgataTATTCGGTCAATGTGTGAATGTATGTGAAAATGTTAGATTtatttatgccatatgaattcagattaagtgtaacTAGAATACTAAGTGTGCATTATATGcctgtgtatattcggccaatggtaataaatatataggaaatgaccttttgagaaattggataattgatgtataattgagtttGTCTGTTATAATTGAGTTTGTCTGttgtattgcttaaaacttactaagcttatgaaagcttactccttttgttatatttctctgttttatagattgttgattccagtTACCTGCTTGGGGAGGGGAttgtcagcaactcgtcacactatctgtctttttggtactactatattttggaactagtatggcatgtatagaatagacttaagtgaatgttattttgagatgtttttgtatatatgccatgtgaatatggcaacttttgaatgtcgatataAGTTGAATTTCTATCTTTGATGATGTTTGGCTATAAGTATAACTGCtaattaaattatgtaaatgtatatgtagtaatgttgaaattcagaattagtaattcttcataacccattccgacgacggatacggattATAGGGTGTTACAGGAATCACATGTGCGAACCATCTAGTGTGTGTCTTCTTGGATTGCAGGCCAGTAGTGCCCTTGTTTGAAGATTTTTTGTGCGACCATTTTACCGCCTAGGTGATCACTACAAAATCCTTTGTGGATCTCTTTCATAACATATTCAGCTTCCAGTGGCGATAGTCACTGTAATAGAGAATGTGAAAACCCTTTTCTATATAGTGCACCCTTTAATAAGGTGTATCTATTAAACGTGGGATAAAATAAGTTGTCTTAATTTATCATGTAATGAGTTTAAAATATTCAAATATTCAATTCATATGTGGGGAGTTTAGCAAATATTTGTTTGGCTTGTCGGCAAACCATCCAGCGAACAAGTCTTCTTTATCATGTTGGGCACCTGAGCCTGATGCTCCTACCTGTCTTGATGATGAGTTAAAGGGGAAATTATCACCTGGGTGAGTCATTTTCTTTGAAAAGAAAACTTAATAAAACTCGAAAAAACTTGATGATCGGAAATACTTTTACGCTCACCACACCAATTGTTGAGTAATATTTCTCTTGTGTCTTATTGATATGAATATTCATGTATTTATACATGTTGTTACAGGTACTATTACAACCCATGATAGGGCCCCACTTTACCCCTAATACTGACATTCTCTGCGAACTCCAGGTCTGTTGGGTACATGTCTACGGAGCACGCGGTCCTTTCTGCTCTTGGGACTGACACTCTAGATGAGCTCTGTACTTATTGGACACGTGTTTGGATTGCCTGCAGAGTACGTGGCCCTTTCACTGAGTTCCTTGAGTGTATGCGAAGTGAGACTACGATCTTCCCTAGGTTCCTGCGAGTTGGATTTGTAACTTCGCCTTGCGAGCTGGATCCGCGAGTTGGTCCTATGACCTTGCCATATGAGCTCGTGCAAGGTCCCCACGAGTTGGATCTGTAGCCTTACCTTGCGAGTTGGTTCGCCTTGTTGTCTTCTCGTGGTTGAGTCATAGGTTGGAGGCTCGAATCCTTCTAAGACTTGGGTCTCAGATTATTGAcgtataataattttaaattgtaGTTTTCTTTAAGAACAAAAGATTGTTTCAAATTGATTAGTTTAGAATAAATATTTGGAAAAAAATGttctaaaaaattgaaaattaaaaaataagttaaaaaccAGAAAATTGGATTTTTTAACacaatattttagattttttttcattGTGATTTGGATATTTTTGTAAATATATTTCTTCCTGATTTTTgtaagttttaatatttttttaattttttaaagaaaattaaactAAGCGAGTAAAGTTTTAAGTGTGGAAATGAATCCTTTCTACAAATCAAAGTCTTCTCTTTAGTTGGTCAATGTGAAGCAGGATAATAATGTGGAAGTGGaaatttttttatcataaaatCAAATGGATTTTATCAATTATAATTGGTTAAAATGCTAAATAGccccttaatttttattattttatttaggtaAGTCTATACGCTTTTATTACAACTGAATAAACTCCAAAACTTTAACTTGTATCCAAATAAGCTCTAAATTCGATTTAATAcatttttaatcaaaattttaatttatacctcAATAAAGTCTTAacataaatcaaaattttatttgaataaactaaattaagtaaaaaaaaaaaattcaaaggatAAGGGCACATTTGGGTACAATACGGGCTTATTTAACAAAAGTCAACTAGTTTTAAGGGTTTCTTTTAGAAGTATAGCCACTAGAATTTCactttcatttgattttgatTGAATACCTCATTGATAAAAAAacctttttatataatttaaggtTACTTATGCACCCAAAATATATACTGTCAATACATAGATGATAGATGGTTGACTGTGATTATTTGCTGAGAGTTCTACCCATCTATATACAATTATCACGGATGATTTGCATAACAAGTAACAACAAAAGGAACTGATTAACAGGGAAAtaagttttttcttttttcttttatcgGGGTCAATTATTTTAGGAGATGTTTTAAAGTGTCATTCGTCATGTAATTGACTAATCCCTCAACAATCAAAAGTACCACTTGGGCTACGTAGTGCAGTGTTATTGTTGTAGGTAAGTGGATTATAAGCTTTAGGGTAGTGGTTTAAGTCGGCTTGCGCTCAAGTTACTTAATAATTATTCTCATGCTCTATACTAACTCCTCTTCCTTAAGCTTTATAGGTCCACCAATCGAGGCACTCCTAACTTTGTGAACTAGGCCCACTAAGCACGTGCTCTCGACACGTTAGCTCTTGGCACAATATGAGAGATAAAACCTCCACTAGGGGATGATACCTTCCGTTGTTAGaggcaggggcgaagccagaacaatCTTTTAGGGGGGgcaattgaaattttaattttctatagtctatatctttataacgATTTGAGAAAGGATATAATGAAATTCTTTGATTGGTTTTTCCCAAAGAGAGAAATGGTCCGTTTTATTTGACCCATGGCTCCAACAAAACCAAACCATTACACAATTAACAATaccaattaaattaatattttttctatttaatttaaatattcaaattgactagaaaattgaatttaataatttaaatagtatcgtaatttatttaattaaattaaatattaaataaatggatttaatagaaattaaatagaataagaatagaattaaatagaatTCTCTAATTTCTAATTCAATTTGAAtcctaaaactaaaataataataaataaaaagagatttgaaaaaattaaatcaaatttttataattttaaggggccaaagtataattttatctttactaatttaaaatttttaaaaatttaaggactcaaatagtaattttatattttaagggGGTCGGGGTCCATGCCAGTCCCCCTCTAGATTCGCCACTGGTTGGAGGACCAATTAACTGTCCAATTAACGATACTTCAAAGACTTCTTTCAAAAAAGTTAACCTCTTTGCAATAATTAACAAAATCAAGCTAATTTAAAATGTTGTGTTGTTATTGTAACCATTAGGATGAAGTTAGCTCCAACATggttttaagtatatatattttttcaatttaaaaattttaaaaaaaataggtaTTAACATAACCAGCATAATACAAATAAAAGGTAATGCTTGGGTGTTGAAGTAGTATGAATTTAACAGTGAAGCAAAAGCACGGAGTAGTCAACAACAATAAGATAAGGTGCAGCACATGAAACGTGAGTACTTGATTtttgcttttttatttttttatgtcgGATTAAAATTTAGGTAAAGGGAGACTACTCTAGTTCAGAGTTAGGGTACATCATCAGTCTCGTCGAGATAAATTAAATTTAGGACCATTAATGAAATTCAAAGCTTGATGCTTGCTCCTCGAACTGAATTCACCCATATTTTTCAAATGAGTGACTTCACTAACTTTTATTACCTCTAACATTGAACATATTATCTATCAATTTCATTGCTCCAATAAGTGAGTGACCCACACAACAAAACAAGTCAACAATCGTCCAGAATCATGTTTAAACACTTGTGAAGAAAAAAGAGGAAAAGAATCTCTTCTATCGACAAACACTATCATAACCAACTCAATGGTATAGAAATAAAGAGGAGAGGTCAATTATAAGGTCATCGAATCAAGCCAATGCTCGTTAACAAGCTGTTAAAAGTTTTTCagcttttttatatatatatatatatatacatatttttataatgCTACTAATGCTACCCTCCCTTCATATCAACCATTTTTTATTCCATGTTCTTTTTCCTCCTATTGCGTGAGAAATCATTTCTGCTTTGTTTGACCACTGAATGTAACCAAGTAGATTCTGAAACAAATATTATACATGTTTTTCACTGTTGGCTTGGCTGCAATCATTTATTTTATGAATGCTAGGGAAGAGACTGAGTGCCTTTTCTTATCCCCTTAATTTGAGGATCTTTGCGTATTAAATTAACTTCTAGCTATTATATATACTGGTGTCTGGTTCATTGAGAATGATTTTATGTATGTTTTAAAAGAACCAGACAAAGAACCACTTGACAACTTGTTTCAATCCCTGATCTATTCTGTCTACCAAAAAGCTTGAAGAAATTAGACCTACACGGAAGACCAACCAAGTCAAGgtgagttatatatatatgtgtgtgtgtgtgtgtggataTAGATATAAGCTATTTTTCTTGTTTAATGATTTCAGAATATACCCATTTCAGTAACAAAGAGCATGGAAGAGGTGAAGGATACGAAAGAGAAAGAGAGGGAAGACATGGAAGAGGTGCATGAAGAAACCGAGGGTTCAAGGACAATACAACCATGGACTCAGCAAATCACTGTGAGGGGAGTGATTGTAAGCATCTTGATTGGGACGGTTTACAGTGTGATAGCCATGAAACTGAACCTCACAACAGGTTGGGTCCCTAACCTGAATGTCTCAGCTGCTCTTATCGCCTTCCTTTTTATCCGGACATGGACAAAAGTTGTTGAGAAGGTAGGATATACGGCCAAACCTTTTACAAGACAAGAGAACACCATGATTCAGACATGTGCAGTTGCATGTTACAGCATAGCTATTGGAGGTTAGAGGTTTATTTTTCAGGCTCATTTCAATTCTCCCcttaacataacataacatatatTGATGAATGATGATGTGGAGTGCAGGTGGGTTTGCATCTTATCTGTTGGGATTAAACAGGAAGACATATGAATTGTCCGGAGTAGGCACTGAAGGGAACTCTGCAAAGGCTATAAAGGAACCAGGACTTGGGTGGATGACCGGCTTCCTTTTTGTAGTTTGCTTTGTTGGTCTTTTCGTATTAATTCCTTTAAGAAAGGTAACCTTCGCTTGCTTACTAAAATAATCCACTTAAAATATTATCTTATATTACAATTTTAAGGTCTTATTACCTACATAAAGGTCCATTATTTAAAGAAtatctaatttaataaaaaatatatattctacAAAATTATTGTTTGAAATTTTGATGTATGTACTccaaagaaaaataacaaaacatgctTTCTCTAATCAAAGAATCAGAGCAGGAAAGTTAAGAACATCCTTTTTGAGGCTTTCTGATTTCTTtttagaaataaataataaaaaagaagataaaattaaaaaaaatgcttCTTCTTTACAGGTCATGATAGTGGACCTCAAGTTGACTTATCCAAGTGGCTTGGCTACTGCAGTTCTCATCAATGGCTTCCATAGCCAAGGCAATAAGTCAGCCAAGTAAGCAATATATATTATAAGGATCAAACCAGAAGAAGAAGAAGTTATGAGataataatgatatgattaaAACATAATTGCAGGAAACAGGTGCGTGGGTTCCTGAGGTACTTCTCAGCTAGTTTCCTATGGGGATTTTTTCAATGGTTTTTCTCTGGGAAAGAAGAATGTGGTTTCAAGCAGTTCCCTACTTTCGGACTTAAAGCCTGGAAGCAAACGTACGTCCGCGGGTCCAACATGTTATCAAGTgtccttttttattattattttactgcATCATAGAGATACATGTCATCATCCATCAGTGGACAAGATAATAATCCTAATCATTTCCTGGGCCgttgttgaatatatatatatatattgcagaTTCTTCTTTGATTTTAGCTTGACCTATGTCGGGGCAGGAATGATCTGTTCTCACCTGGTTAACTTGTCTCTGCTATTTGGAGCTGTGATTTCATATGGAATAATGTGGCCACTTATTAATCGCCTTAAAGGACAATGGTTTTCTGAGGATTTACAAGAAAGCAGCATGAGGAGTCTATATGGATACAAGGTCTCTTATTTTGTCTATTCGCCCACTCCCTTAATGGTTCCAATGTTCTTTGGAAATGTTTATAACCTAAAATATAATGGTTGTTAGGTTTTTGTATCTGTTGCTCTCATTCTTGGTGATGGCCTTTACAATTTCCTCAAGATACTGTCTTTCACGCTTATAAACATCCATGGTAGATTGAAGGACAAGGGCCGAAATAGAGGTAACAGAGCAGCATTCTCATATTCGGTTTTGGGGCCAAAATGTAATGAAATTTTTGGCAATGACTAACCAACCTATGCTGTCCTTGTAGATGAGGAGGATGATCGGAAGAAGACAGCTGAGGATCGAAAACAAAACGAACTTTTCATCAGAGAAACCATCCCCATGTGGATTGGGGTTGTTGGATATGTGGTATTGTCTATCGTGTCTGTTGTTGTGATCCCCATCATGTTCCCTCAACTCAAATGGTACTATGTGATTATAGCTTACATTCTTGCCCCATCTCTGGCTTTCTGCAATGCTTATGGGGCGGGTCTTACCGACATGAATATGGCCTATAACTATGGGAAAGTAGCCCTTTTCGTGTTGGCAGCATTGACAGGCAAGGAAAACGGTGTTGTAGCAGGGCTTGCCGGATGTGGACTCATCAAATCTGTTGTTTCTGTTGCTTGCATTTTAATGCAAGATTTCAAGACAGCGCATTATACGCTCGCATCACCAAGAGCGATGTTCTTGAGCCAAGCAATTGGGACGGCTATTGGCTGCGTTGTAACGCCTCTCAGCTTCTTCCTTTTCTACAAAGCATTCGATGTTGGAAACCCATATGGAGAATTCAAAGCACCATATGCCTTGATATATAGAAACATGGCTATTCTAGGTGTGCAAGGATTTTCGGCTTTGCCTCGGCATTGCTTGCAACTCTGTTATGGCTTCTTTGCTTTTGCAGTGTTGGTGAATTTTGTGAGAGATGTCTCGCCGCATAAAATAGGGAAATGGATGCCGCTTCCGATGGCAATGGCAATGCCATTTTTAGTTGGGGGATATTTTGCGATTGATATGTGCTTGGGAACTTTGGTCGTGTTTGCTTGGCAGAAGCTAAATGCAAAGAAGGCTGAGTTGATGGTTCCAGCCGTTGCTTCCGGGCTAATATGTGGGGAAGGGCTATGGATTCTCCCGGCTTCAATTCTTGCCTTGGCCAAAATTAATCCTCCCATTTGCATGAAATTCCTGCCTTCTTAGAAAAAAAGGTTCAAGCATGAAGAACAATAAAAAGTTTGAAGGGAAGTCCGAAGCAAGCTGCTCGTTCCAGCAATTCTCAGAGTAGTAGATTACTAGATATATATACTCATCTTTTGGCAAAA from Gossypium arboreum isolate Shixiya-1 chromosome 1, ASM2569848v2, whole genome shotgun sequence harbors:
- the LOC108479495 gene encoding metal-nicotianamine transporter YSL1-like, translating into MEEVKDTKEKEREDMEEVHEETEGSRTIQPWTQQITVRGVIVSILIGTVYSVIAMKLNLTTGWVPNLNVSAALIAFLFIRTWTKVVEKVGYTAKPFTRQENTMIQTCAVACYSIAIGGGFASYLLGLNRKTYELSGVGTEGNSAKAIKEPGLGWMTGFLFVVCFVGLFVLIPLRKVMIVDLKLTYPSGLATAVLINGFHSQGNKSAKKQVRGFLRYFSASFLWGFFQWFFSGKEECGFKQFPTFGLKAWKQTFFFDFSLTYVGAGMICSHLVNLSLLFGAVISYGIMWPLINRLKGQWFSEDLQESSMRSLYGYKVFVSVALILGDGLYNFLKILSFTLINIHGRLKDKGRNRDEEDDRKKTAEDRKQNELFIRETIPMWIGVVGYVVLSIVSVVVIPIMFPQLKWYYVIIAYILAPSLAFCNAYGAGLTDMNMAYNYGKVALFVLAALTGKENGVVAGLAGCGLIKSVVSVACILMQDFKTAHYTLASPRAMFLSQAIGTAIGCVVTPLSFFLFYKAFDVGNPYGEFKAPYALIYRNMAILGVQGFSALPRHCLQLCYGFFAFAVLVNFVRDVSPHKIGKWMPLPMAMAMPFLVGGYFAIDMCLGTLVVFAWQKLNAKKAELMVPAVASGLICGEGLWILPASILALAKINPPICMKFLPS